One region of Anaeromyxobacter paludicola genomic DNA includes:
- a CDS encoding DUF503 domain-containing protein: MFVGILRLTLYLPEPGSLKSKRHLLRSAIDRVKARFNVSVAEVGDNDLWQRSVVGVAAVGNDHAFVNETLDKVADFVGSMHGGQVQIIDRVLEIASYGDSLGQGGARTLAEAEAEAMEEDWDKDENP; the protein is encoded by the coding sequence ATGTTCGTGGGCATCCTGCGGCTGACGCTCTACCTGCCCGAGCCCGGCTCGCTGAAGTCCAAGCGCCACCTCCTCCGCTCGGCCATCGACCGGGTGAAGGCCAGGTTCAACGTGTCGGTGGCGGAGGTCGGGGACAACGACCTCTGGCAGCGCAGCGTGGTCGGCGTCGCCGCCGTCGGCAACGACCACGCCTTCGTGAACGAGACCCTCGACAAGGTGGCCGACTTCGTCGGCTCCATGCACGGCGGGCAGGTGCAGATCATCGATCGGGTCCTCGAGATCGCGAGCTACGGCGATTCGCTGGGGCAGGGCGGCGCGCGGACCCTGGCCGAGGCGGAGGCCGAGGCCATGGAAGAGGACTGGGACAAGGACGAGAACCCATGA
- the infB gene encoding translation initiation factor IF-2 encodes MSKKRVHELKKQLEEQGIELSNHELVEKLHALGYDVKSHSSSLEDDQASTAFERIVGERKPKPAPVRHAGPGFVVRKHARADVVAPPPPVAAPAPQPQPAPEPIEEAPEASPVAPPAPAAAPVDQPPAAAASAAPAPQPQAAPSGAPAPQPAPAAAPVQATPSASPVAAPPPATPAGVTQRPAQPMAASSQTPSTTPPAPKPPAAPPVDPRTLRPTSTQAVVINRPLVPVRRVTPPSSSRQSYPAAPGPRALGEVREFKVVPGMLGREREIIDVSKRRGRGGGRPASETQQALSGKELLQAAISDRAYVPIRGKKKKPTKKGAKTQVTERAEHKKVIRVEESISVSELSQSMGVKASDLIRKLMQLGTMATINQLIDADTAALLATDFGFTVEKKGFEVEEFIPEVEVDESKLVNRPPVVTVMGHVDHGKTSLLDAIRQADVAAGEAGGITQHIGAYSVQTPKGPITFLDTPGHEAFTAMRERGAKVTDLVVLVVAADDGVMPQTAEAIKHAQAAGVTILVAINKIDKPGATPERVMQQLTEYKLVPEQWGGETIMLPVSARTKQGVPELLEYIALQAEVLDLKSNPETLAAGHVIEAKLEKGRGPVATVLVEEGTLRVGDAIVTGIHYGRVRAMMNERGEQVKEVPPGYPVEVLGLSGVPVAGDEFNIVEDEKAAKEVAAHRAEKARQKELGSVKRATLEDLFAKSKPGGQKELNVVVKADVQGSAEAVSQALQKLAGKKVGVKILTSAVGAITESDVLTAAAGKAVIVGFNTKPETKVEQIASQQGVKILQFSIIYEAVDAIRTEMEDLLEPIIKEKPLGKAEVRQLFSIPKAGTIAGSAVTEGVIKRSAHVRIVRERKVVFQGKIATLRRFKDDVKEVAQGFECGIGIEGFTDLKPGDVVDAYELEQIRQSLE; translated from the coding sequence ATGTCGAAGAAGCGGGTACACGAGCTCAAGAAGCAGCTCGAGGAGCAGGGGATCGAGCTCTCGAACCATGAGCTCGTCGAGAAGCTCCACGCGCTCGGGTACGACGTGAAGAGCCACTCGTCCTCGCTCGAGGACGATCAGGCCTCCACGGCGTTCGAGCGGATCGTGGGAGAGCGCAAGCCGAAGCCGGCGCCGGTCCGTCACGCCGGCCCGGGCTTCGTCGTGCGCAAGCACGCCCGCGCCGACGTGGTCGCGCCCCCGCCGCCGGTGGCCGCCCCCGCTCCCCAGCCGCAGCCCGCGCCGGAGCCGATCGAGGAGGCGCCCGAGGCGTCCCCCGTCGCGCCGCCGGCTCCCGCCGCCGCGCCGGTCGATCAGCCGCCCGCCGCGGCCGCGTCGGCCGCCCCGGCGCCGCAGCCCCAGGCCGCCCCCTCGGGCGCGCCGGCGCCGCAGCCCGCGCCGGCCGCGGCCCCGGTCCAGGCCACCCCTTCGGCCAGCCCCGTCGCTGCGCCGCCCCCGGCCACCCCGGCCGGCGTGACGCAGCGCCCCGCCCAGCCCATGGCCGCTTCCTCGCAGACGCCGTCCACCACCCCGCCGGCCCCCAAGCCGCCCGCGGCGCCGCCCGTCGATCCGCGCACGCTCCGCCCCACCTCCACGCAGGCGGTGGTCATCAACCGGCCCCTCGTGCCGGTCCGGCGCGTCACGCCGCCCTCGTCGTCGCGGCAGAGCTACCCCGCCGCCCCCGGGCCGCGCGCCCTCGGCGAGGTCCGCGAGTTCAAGGTCGTCCCGGGCATGCTCGGGCGCGAGCGCGAGATCATCGACGTGTCGAAGCGCCGCGGCCGCGGCGGCGGGCGCCCGGCCTCGGAGACCCAGCAGGCGCTCTCGGGCAAGGAGCTCCTGCAGGCCGCCATCAGCGACCGGGCCTACGTTCCGATCCGCGGCAAGAAGAAGAAGCCCACCAAGAAGGGAGCGAAGACGCAGGTGACCGAGCGTGCCGAGCACAAGAAGGTCATCCGCGTGGAGGAGTCCATCTCGGTCTCCGAGCTCTCCCAGTCCATGGGCGTCAAGGCCTCCGACCTCATCCGGAAGCTGATGCAGCTCGGGACGATGGCCACCATCAACCAGCTCATCGACGCCGACACGGCGGCGCTGCTGGCGACCGACTTCGGCTTCACCGTCGAGAAGAAGGGCTTCGAGGTGGAGGAGTTCATCCCCGAGGTCGAGGTGGACGAGTCGAAGCTCGTCAACCGGCCGCCGGTCGTGACCGTCATGGGCCACGTGGACCACGGCAAGACCTCGCTCCTCGACGCCATCCGCCAGGCCGACGTGGCCGCCGGCGAGGCGGGCGGCATCACCCAGCACATCGGCGCCTACTCGGTGCAGACGCCGAAGGGGCCCATCACCTTCCTCGACACGCCGGGCCACGAGGCCTTCACGGCGATGCGCGAGCGCGGCGCCAAGGTCACCGACCTCGTGGTGCTGGTGGTGGCGGCCGACGACGGCGTCATGCCGCAGACCGCCGAGGCCATCAAGCACGCCCAGGCCGCCGGGGTGACGATCCTCGTCGCCATCAACAAGATCGACAAGCCGGGCGCCACTCCCGAGCGCGTCATGCAGCAGCTCACCGAGTACAAGCTCGTCCCCGAGCAGTGGGGCGGCGAGACCATCATGCTGCCGGTCTCCGCCCGCACCAAGCAGGGCGTGCCGGAGCTGCTCGAGTACATCGCGCTGCAGGCCGAGGTGCTCGACCTCAAGTCGAACCCCGAGACGCTGGCCGCCGGCCACGTCATCGAGGCCAAGCTCGAGAAGGGCCGGGGCCCGGTGGCCACGGTCCTCGTCGAGGAGGGCACCCTCCGGGTCGGCGACGCCATCGTCACCGGCATCCACTACGGCCGCGTCCGCGCGATGATGAACGAGCGCGGCGAGCAGGTGAAGGAGGTCCCGCCGGGCTACCCGGTGGAGGTGCTCGGCCTCTCCGGCGTCCCCGTCGCCGGCGACGAGTTCAACATCGTCGAGGACGAGAAGGCGGCCAAGGAGGTCGCCGCGCACCGCGCCGAGAAGGCCCGCCAGAAGGAGCTCGGCTCGGTCAAGCGCGCCACCCTCGAGGACCTGTTCGCGAAGTCGAAGCCGGGCGGCCAGAAGGAGCTCAACGTCGTCGTCAAGGCCGACGTCCAGGGCTCGGCCGAGGCGGTCTCGCAGGCGCTCCAGAAGCTGGCCGGCAAGAAGGTGGGGGTGAAGATCCTCACCTCGGCCGTCGGCGCCATCACCGAGTCCGACGTCCTCACCGCGGCCGCCGGCAAGGCGGTCATCGTGGGCTTCAACACCAAGCCCGAGACCAAGGTGGAGCAGATCGCGAGCCAGCAGGGCGTGAAGATCCTGCAGTTCTCGATCATCTACGAGGCGGTGGACGCCATCCGCACCGAGATGGAGGACCTGCTCGAGCCCATCATCAAGGAGAAGCCGCTCGGCAAGGCCGAGGTCCGCCAGCTCTTCAGCATCCCGAAGGCGGGCACCATCGCCGGCTCCGCGGTCACCGAGGGCGTCATCAAGCGCTCCGCCCACGTCCGCATCGTGCGCGAGCGCAAGGTGGTGTTCCAGGGCAAGATCGCGACGCTCCGCCGCTTCAAGGACGACGTGAAGGAAGTGGCCCAGGGCTTCGAGTGCGGCATCGGCATCGAGGGCTTCACCGACCTGAAGCCGGGCGACGTGGTGGACGCCTACGAGCTCGAGCAGATCCGGCAGTCTCTGGAGTAG
- a CDS encoding YlxR family protein — protein sequence MRSGPRAPSSGGAGAVRPERTCVGCGGKAPSAELVRLVVAGEAVAIDRRRSGGRGAWLHPAPACLERALKRKAFGRAFRRAVVVDGDLLRGQLTGSWRKD from the coding sequence ATGCGGAGCGGGCCAAGAGCCCCATCTAGCGGGGGCGCCGGGGCGGTCCGCCCCGAGCGCACCTGCGTCGGGTGCGGTGGCAAGGCCCCCAGCGCGGAGCTGGTCCGGCTGGTGGTGGCGGGGGAGGCGGTCGCGATCGACCGCCGGCGCTCGGGGGGGCGGGGCGCCTGGTTGCACCCCGCCCCGGCGTGCCTGGAGCGGGCGCTGAAGCGGAAGGCGTTCGGGCGGGCCTTCCGGCGGGCAGTGGTCGTCGACGGCGACCTGCTCCGCGGACAGTTGACGGGAAGTTGGCGTAAGGATTAG